From a single Pseudomonas serboccidentalis genomic region:
- the hutU gene encoding urocanate hydratase, producing the protein MTDNTQKPTKVRNVEIRAARGNKLTAKSWLTEAPLRMLMNNLDPEVAENPKELVVYGGIGRAARNWECYDKIVESLTNLNDDETLLVQSGKPVGVFKTHANAPRVLIANSNLVPHWASWEHFNELDAKGLAMYGQMTAGSWIYIGSQGIVQGTYETFVEAGRQHYNDNLKGKWVLTAGLGGMGGAQPLAATLAGACSLNIECQQVSIDFRLKSRYVDEQAKDLDDALARIAKYTAEGKAISIALLGNAAEILPELVKRGVRPDMVTDQTSAHDPLNGYLPAGWTWDEYRARAKTEPAAVIKAAKQSMAVHVKAMLDFQKQGIPTFDYGNNIRQMAQEEGVENAFDFPGFVPAYIRPLFCRGIGPFRWAALSGDPQDIYKTDAKVKELIPDDAHLHNWLDMARERISFQGLPARICWVGLGLRAKLGLAFNEMVRSGELSAPIVIGRDHLDSGSVASPNRETESMQDGSDAVSDWPLLNALLNTASGATWVSLHHGGGVGMGFSQHSGMVIVCDGTDEAAERIARVLHNDPATGVMRHADAGYQIAIDCAKEQGLNLPMITGK; encoded by the coding sequence GTGACTGACAATACCCAGAAACCTACCAAGGTTCGTAATGTTGAAATCCGTGCCGCCCGCGGCAACAAGCTGACCGCCAAGAGCTGGCTGACCGAAGCGCCGCTGCGCATGCTGATGAACAACCTCGATCCGGAAGTGGCTGAGAACCCGAAAGAGCTGGTGGTCTACGGTGGTATCGGTCGCGCCGCGCGTAACTGGGAGTGCTACGACAAGATCGTCGAAAGCCTGACCAACCTGAATGACGACGAGACCCTGCTGGTGCAATCCGGCAAGCCGGTCGGCGTGTTCAAGACCCACGCCAATGCTCCACGCGTTCTGATCGCCAACTCCAACCTGGTGCCGCACTGGGCGAGTTGGGAACACTTCAACGAACTCGACGCCAAAGGCCTGGCCATGTACGGCCAGATGACCGCCGGCAGCTGGATTTACATCGGTAGCCAGGGCATCGTTCAGGGCACCTACGAAACCTTCGTTGAAGCCGGTCGCCAGCACTACAACGACAACCTCAAGGGCAAGTGGGTCCTCACCGCAGGTCTGGGCGGCATGGGCGGCGCTCAGCCACTGGCTGCAACCCTGGCCGGCGCCTGCTCGCTGAACATCGAATGCCAGCAGGTGAGCATCGATTTCCGTCTGAAAAGCCGGTACGTCGATGAGCAAGCCAAAGACCTCGACGACGCCCTGGCACGCATCGCCAAATACACCGCCGAAGGCAAAGCGATCTCCATCGCGCTGCTGGGCAACGCGGCAGAAATTCTCCCGGAACTGGTCAAGCGCGGCGTACGCCCGGACATGGTCACCGACCAGACCAGCGCCCACGACCCACTCAACGGCTACCTGCCGGCAGGCTGGACCTGGGACGAGTACCGCGCCCGCGCCAAGACCGAGCCGGCTGCTGTGATCAAAGCCGCCAAGCAATCGATGGCCGTGCACGTCAAAGCGATGCTGGACTTCCAGAAGCAAGGCATTCCGACCTTCGACTACGGCAACAACATCCGTCAGATGGCACAGGAAGAAGGCGTCGAAAACGCGTTCGACTTCCCGGGCTTTGTACCGGCCTATATCCGTCCACTGTTCTGCCGCGGCATCGGTCCGTTCCGCTGGGCGGCGCTGTCGGGTGACCCGCAAGACATCTACAAGACCGACGCCAAAGTCAAAGAACTGATCCCGGACGACGCCCACCTGCACAACTGGCTGGACATGGCCCGCGAGCGCATCAGCTTCCAGGGTCTGCCGGCACGTATCTGCTGGGTCGGCCTGGGCCTGCGCGCCAAGCTCGGTCTGGCGTTCAACGAAATGGTGCGTAGCGGCGAGTTGTCGGCACCGATCGTGATCGGTCGCGACCACCTCGACTCCGGCTCGGTGGCCAGCCCGAACCGTGAAACCGAATCGATGCAGGACGGTTCCGACGCCGTGTCGGACTGGCCACTGCTCAACGCGCTGCTGAACACCGCGAGCGGCGCGACCTGGGTCTCCCTGCACCACGGTGGTGGCGTGGGCATGGGCTTCTCGCAGCACTCGGGCATGGTGATTGTCTGCGACGGTACCGATGAAGCGGCCGAGCGTATTGCCCGCGTTCTGCACAACGACCCGGCCACCGGTGTCATGCGCCACGCCGATGCCGGTTACCAGATCGCCATCGACTGCGCCAAGGAGCAGGGGCTGAACCTGCCGATGATTACCGGTAAATAA
- a CDS encoding purine-cytosine permease family protein translates to MAVTPDRAGNKPLIERRSIDYIPEAERHGRLLSQFTLWMGANLQITAIVTGALAVVLGGDVFWSLIGLLIGQLLGGGVMALHAAQGPKLGLPQMISSRVQFGVYGAAIPIVLVCLMYLGFTATGTVLSGQALGQLFGVSDTVGILLFASVIVVVTVLGYRVIHWIGRVASVIGVIAFVYLFSRLLSQVDVGALLQIRHFSWSSFLLAVSLAASWQIAFGPYVADYSRYLPSKISSVKTFFAAGAGSVIGAQVAMVLGVFAAASANGQFAGHEVAYIVGLGGTGATAALLYFSIAFGKVTISTLNSYGSFMCIATIISGFRGHLTVSRLQRLVFVLVIVGAATLIALLGQHSFLGAFKSFILFLLAFFTPWSAINLVDYYCITRERYDVPALADPNGRYGRWNLLGISIYVFGVLVQLPFISTKFYTGPLVAALGDVDISWIIGLVLPAALYYLCAKKWHGSVPDQLILPVEQNSVVPPEKSGPGRAAAQA, encoded by the coding sequence ATGGCTGTAACCCCTGATCGTGCAGGCAACAAACCGTTGATCGAAAGGCGTTCGATCGACTACATCCCGGAAGCGGAAAGACACGGTCGTCTGTTGAGCCAGTTCACCCTGTGGATGGGTGCGAATCTGCAAATCACCGCGATTGTCACCGGGGCGCTGGCCGTGGTGCTGGGCGGTGATGTGTTCTGGTCGTTGATCGGTCTGTTGATCGGCCAACTGCTGGGCGGTGGCGTGATGGCGCTGCATGCGGCACAAGGGCCGAAGCTTGGCCTGCCGCAGATGATTTCCAGCCGGGTGCAGTTCGGCGTCTATGGCGCGGCGATCCCGATCGTCTTGGTGTGCCTGATGTACCTGGGTTTCACCGCGACCGGCACGGTGTTGTCCGGTCAGGCGCTGGGTCAGTTGTTCGGCGTCAGCGACACCGTCGGCATCCTGCTGTTCGCCAGTGTCATCGTGGTGGTCACGGTGCTCGGTTATCGGGTGATCCACTGGATCGGCCGGGTCGCCAGCGTGATCGGGGTGATTGCCTTCGTGTACCTGTTCAGCCGTCTGCTGAGTCAGGTTGACGTGGGCGCACTGTTGCAGATCCGCCACTTCAGCTGGAGCAGCTTCTTGCTGGCGGTGTCGCTCGCGGCGTCCTGGCAGATCGCGTTCGGCCCGTATGTGGCGGACTATTCGCGCTACCTGCCGAGCAAGATTTCCTCAGTGAAAACGTTCTTCGCCGCTGGCGCAGGTTCGGTCATCGGTGCGCAGGTAGCGATGGTCCTCGGCGTGTTCGCCGCGGCTTCGGCCAACGGGCAGTTCGCCGGGCATGAAGTGGCTTACATCGTCGGGCTGGGCGGCACCGGTGCCACCGCTGCGCTGCTTTACTTCAGCATCGCGTTCGGCAAGGTCACCATCTCGACGCTGAACTCCTACGGCAGCTTCATGTGCATCGCCACCATCATCAGTGGCTTCCGTGGGCATCTGACGGTCTCGCGTCTGCAGCGTCTGGTGTTCGTGCTGGTGATCGTCGGCGCGGCAACCCTGATCGCCTTGCTCGGCCAGCACTCGTTCCTGGGTGCGTTCAAGTCGTTCATTCTGTTCCTGCTGGCGTTCTTCACGCCTTGGAGCGCGATCAACCTGGTCGACTACTACTGCATCACCCGCGAGCGCTATGACGTGCCGGCGCTGGCCGACCCGAACGGTCGCTACGGCCGCTGGAACCTGCTCGGGATCAGCATCTATGTGTTCGGTGTGCTGGTGCAGTTGCCGTTCATCTCCACCAAGTTCTACACCGGCCCGCTGGTGGCCGCCCTCGGTGATGTGGATATCTCCTGGATCATCGGTCTGGTGCTGCCTGCGGCGCTGTATTACCTGTGCGCCAAAAAATGGCACGGCTCGGTGCCTGATCAACTGATTCTGCCGGTCGAGCAGAACAGCGTTGTACCACCTGAAAAAAGTGGGCCCGGTCGCGCTGCGGCGCAGGCCTGA
- a CDS encoding ABC transporter substrate-binding protein → MKSNKTLLTTLLSMGLLASAGATQAAGWCESGKPVKFAGLNWESAMLLTDVLQVVLEKGYDCKTDSLPGNSITMENALSSNDIQVFAEEWVGRSEVWNKAEKAGKVVGIGAPIVGAIEGWYVPRYVIEGDAKRKIEAKAPDLKNIADLGKYAAIFKDAEEPSKGRFYNCPAGWTCELDNSEMLKSYGLENTYTNFRPGTGPALDAAVLSSYKRGEPILFYYWSPTPLMGQIDAVKLEEKPGVDKTVSIKVGLSKTFHEQAPELVAVLEKVNLPIDLLNQNLGRMAKERIESPKLAKIFLKEHPEVWHAWVSDDAAKKIDAAL, encoded by the coding sequence ATGAAATCGAACAAGACCCTGCTGACTACACTGCTGTCCATGGGCCTGTTGGCCAGTGCCGGCGCCACCCAGGCGGCCGGTTGGTGCGAGTCCGGCAAACCGGTGAAATTCGCTGGCCTGAACTGGGAAAGCGCCATGCTGCTGACCGACGTGCTGCAAGTGGTGCTGGAGAAAGGTTACGACTGCAAGACCGACAGCCTGCCGGGCAACTCCATCACCATGGAGAACGCCCTGAGCAGCAACGATATTCAAGTGTTCGCCGAGGAATGGGTCGGCCGCAGTGAGGTCTGGAACAAGGCCGAGAAGGCCGGCAAGGTCGTCGGTATCGGCGCCCCGATCGTTGGCGCCATCGAAGGTTGGTACGTGCCGCGCTACGTGATCGAAGGCGATGCCAAACGCAAGATCGAGGCGAAAGCCCCGGACCTGAAAAACATCGCTGACCTGGGCAAATACGCAGCCATCTTCAAAGACGCTGAAGAGCCGTCCAAGGGCCGTTTCTACAACTGCCCGGCGGGCTGGACCTGCGAGCTGGACAACAGCGAAATGCTCAAAAGCTACGGCCTGGAAAACACCTACACCAACTTCCGTCCGGGCACCGGGCCTGCGCTGGATGCGGCGGTGCTGTCGAGCTACAAGCGTGGCGAACCGATCCTGTTCTACTACTGGTCGCCAACCCCGCTGATGGGCCAGATCGACGCGGTCAAGCTCGAAGAGAAACCGGGCGTCGACAAGACCGTGAGCATCAAGGTCGGCCTGTCGAAAACCTTCCACGAGCAAGCCCCGGAACTGGTGGCCGTGCTGGAAAAGGTCAACCTGCCGATCGACCTGCTGAACCAGAACCTGGGACGCATGGCGAAGGAACGTATCGAGTCGCCAAAACTGGCGAAAATCTTCCTCAAGGAACATCCTGAGGTCTGGCACGCGTGGGTCAGCGACGACGCAGCCAAGAAAATCGACGCGGCCTTGTAG
- a CDS encoding ABC transporter permease, with translation MFPESFTFSIADWVNGWVDSLVTNYGDVFRHISDTLLWAIVNLEGLLRAAPWWLMLAIVGVVAWHATRKVVTTAVIVGLLFLVGAVGLWDKLMQTLALMMVATIISVLIGIPLGILSARSNRLRSVLMPLLDIMQTMPSFVYLIPVLMLFGLGKVPAIFATVIYAAPPLIRLTDLGIRQVDGEVMEAINAFGANRWQQLFGVQLPLALPSIMAGINQTTMMALSMVVIASMIGARGLGEDVLVGIQTLNVGRGLEAGLAIVILAVVIDRITQAYGRPRHEVSK, from the coding sequence ATGTTTCCCGAAAGCTTTACCTTTTCCATCGCCGACTGGGTCAACGGTTGGGTCGATTCGCTGGTCACCAACTACGGTGATGTGTTCCGCCACATCTCGGACACCCTGCTGTGGGCCATCGTCAACCTAGAAGGCCTGCTGCGTGCGGCGCCGTGGTGGTTGATGCTGGCGATCGTCGGGGTGGTTGCCTGGCATGCCACGCGTAAAGTCGTGACTACCGCTGTCATCGTCGGCCTGCTGTTTCTCGTTGGCGCCGTTGGCCTGTGGGACAAGCTTATGCAAACCCTGGCGCTGATGATGGTCGCGACGATCATTTCGGTGCTGATCGGCATACCGCTGGGGATCCTCTCGGCGCGCAGCAATCGCCTGCGTTCGGTGCTGATGCCGCTGCTCGACATCATGCAAACGATGCCAAGTTTCGTGTACCTGATCCCGGTGCTGATGCTGTTCGGCCTGGGCAAGGTCCCGGCGATTTTCGCCACGGTGATCTACGCCGCGCCGCCGCTGATCCGCCTGACCGATCTGGGCATTCGCCAGGTCGACGGCGAAGTGATGGAAGCGATCAACGCCTTCGGTGCCAACCGCTGGCAGCAACTGTTCGGCGTGCAACTGCCGCTGGCCCTGCCGAGCATCATGGCCGGGATCAACCAGACCACCATGATGGCCCTGTCGATGGTGGTGATCGCCTCGATGATCGGTGCCCGTGGCCTCGGTGAAGATGTGCTGGTGGGGATTCAGACCCTCAACGTTGGACGCGGCCTCGAAGCCGGTCTGGCGATCGTGATTCTCGCAGTGGTCATCGACCGCATTACTCAGGCGTACGGTCGGCCACGGCATGAGGTGAGCAAATGA
- a CDS encoding quaternary amine ABC transporter ATP-binding protein produces the protein MNNATVSKIEVKNVFKIFGNRAKDALAMVGQGKTKDQVLNETGCVVGVNDLSLSIGTGEIFVIMGLSGSGKSTLVRHFNRLIDPTSGAILVDGVDILQYDMDALRELRRHKISMVFQSFGLLPHKTVQENVAYGLKVRGESKQMCAERALHWINTVGLKGYEKKYPHQLSGGMRQRVGLARALAADTDIILMDEAFSALDPLIRAEMQDQLLELQKTLHKTIVFITHDLDEAVRIGNRIAILKDGRLIQVGTPREILHSPADEYVDRFVQRRAAVV, from the coding sequence ATGAACAACGCAACCGTGAGCAAGATCGAAGTCAAAAACGTCTTCAAGATTTTCGGCAACCGTGCCAAGGACGCACTGGCGATGGTCGGTCAGGGCAAGACCAAGGATCAGGTGCTGAACGAGACCGGTTGCGTGGTCGGGGTCAACGACTTGTCGCTGAGCATCGGCACCGGCGAGATCTTTGTGATCATGGGCCTGTCCGGTTCCGGCAAATCGACCCTGGTGCGCCACTTCAATCGCCTGATCGACCCGACCAGCGGGGCGATCCTGGTGGACGGCGTGGACATCCTGCAATACGACATGGATGCCCTGCGCGAATTACGCCGGCACAAGATCAGCATGGTGTTCCAGAGCTTCGGCCTGCTGCCGCACAAGACCGTGCAGGAGAACGTCGCCTACGGCCTGAAAGTGCGTGGCGAGAGCAAGCAGATGTGCGCCGAGCGCGCGTTGCACTGGATCAACACCGTGGGCCTCAAGGGTTACGAAAAAAAATACCCGCACCAGCTCTCCGGCGGCATGCGCCAGCGCGTCGGCCTGGCCCGTGCACTGGCGGCGGACACCGACATCATCCTGATGGACGAAGCGTTCAGTGCGCTGGACCCGCTGATCCGCGCCGAGATGCAGGACCAGTTGCTGGAGCTGCAAAAGACCCTGCACAAGACCATTGTCTTCATCACCCACGACCTCGACGAGGCCGTGCGCATCGGCAATCGCATCGCGATCCTCAAGGACGGCCGCCTGATTCAGGTCGGCACTCCGCGAGAGATCCTGCATTCGCCGGCGGATGAGTATGTCGACCGGTTCGTGCAGCGGCGGGCGGCGGTGGTTTGA
- the hutH gene encoding histidine ammonia-lyase, with amino-acid sequence MSQAEKIVITGSPLRWQDVVAVARHGAQLELSSETWARIENAQGIVQRIVESGERAYGVNTGLGGLSNVSLKDEQLSQLSRNTLLSHACGVGPVLPDEQTRAIICAAIHNYSHGKSGIHRRVVEGLLVLLNRGITPQVPSQGSVGYLTHMAHIGIALLGVGNVSYRGQITSAQQALAEDGLQPVQLGAKDGLCLVNGTPCMTGLSCLAIADATRLVQWADVIGAMSFEAQRGQIAAFDAEIIALKPHPGMQQVGSNLRALLDGSEVIAASKGIRTQDALSIRSIPQVHGAARDQLDHAIRQVEAELNGCTDNPLLLGTPENFRVMSQANPHGQSVAMAADLLAIAMAEIGSIAERRLDRLVNPHVSGLPAFLVANPGVNSGMMIVQYVAASLCAENRQLAQPAVLDNYVTSGLQEDHLSMGTTAALKLHRALENCTQILAIEYLLAAQAFEFLKDQRFGAGTDRAWRLLRETVPAYDQDRWLAPDIAAAASVLKNPNSLHNVLPNLH; translated from the coding sequence ATGTCCCAGGCTGAAAAAATCGTTATCACCGGCAGCCCCCTGCGTTGGCAGGACGTGGTCGCCGTCGCCCGTCATGGTGCGCAACTGGAACTGTCGAGCGAGACCTGGGCGCGCATCGAAAACGCTCAGGGTATTGTCCAGCGCATCGTCGAAAGCGGCGAACGTGCCTATGGCGTCAACACCGGTCTGGGCGGCTTGTCCAACGTTTCGCTGAAAGACGAGCAACTGAGCCAACTGTCGCGCAACACCTTGCTCAGCCACGCCTGCGGCGTCGGCCCGGTACTGCCCGATGAGCAAACGCGCGCGATCATCTGCGCGGCGATCCACAACTACAGCCACGGCAAATCCGGCATTCATCGCCGCGTGGTCGAAGGCCTGCTGGTGCTGCTCAATCGCGGCATCACCCCGCAGGTTCCATCGCAAGGTTCGGTGGGTTACCTGACCCACATGGCGCACATCGGCATCGCGCTGCTGGGCGTGGGCAATGTCAGTTATCGCGGGCAAATCACCTCGGCGCAACAGGCGCTGGCCGAAGACGGTCTACAACCGGTGCAACTGGGGGCGAAGGACGGTTTGTGCCTGGTCAACGGCACGCCGTGCATGACTGGCCTCAGCTGCCTGGCCATTGCCGATGCGACGCGGCTGGTGCAATGGGCCGATGTGATCGGCGCCATGAGCTTCGAAGCCCAGCGCGGCCAGATCGCCGCGTTCGACGCTGAGATCATCGCGCTCAAGCCGCACCCGGGCATGCAGCAGGTCGGTAGTAATCTGCGCGCGTTGCTCGATGGCAGCGAAGTGATCGCGGCGAGCAAAGGCATTCGCACTCAGGATGCGCTGAGCATCCGTTCGATCCCGCAGGTGCATGGTGCCGCGCGCGATCAACTGGATCACGCAATCAGGCAGGTCGAAGCCGAACTCAACGGCTGCACCGACAACCCGTTACTGCTGGGCACGCCGGAGAATTTCCGGGTGATGTCGCAGGCCAATCCGCACGGCCAGTCAGTGGCGATGGCGGCGGACTTGCTGGCGATTGCCATGGCCGAAATCGGCTCGATCGCCGAGCGTCGGCTGGATCGACTGGTCAACCCGCACGTCAGCGGTTTGCCGGCGTTTCTGGTGGCCAATCCGGGGGTGAACTCCGGGATGATGATCGTGCAATACGTCGCCGCCTCGCTGTGCGCGGAAAACCGTCAACTGGCGCAACCGGCGGTGCTCGACAACTACGTCACCTCGGGGCTGCAGGAAGACCACCTGAGCATGGGCACCACTGCGGCGCTGAAGCTGCACCGCGCCCTGGAAAACTGCACGCAGATCCTCGCCATCGAGTACCTGCTGGCGGCGCAGGCCTTTGAATTCCTCAAGGACCAGCGCTTTGGCGCAGGCACTGACCGGGCGTGGCGACTGCTGCGCGAAACCGTCCCGGCCTACGATCAGGACCGCTGGCTGGCACCGGATATCGCTGCCGCCGCAAGCGTGTTGAAAAACCCGAATTCGCTGCACAACGTATTACCGAATCTGCACTGA
- the hutH gene encoding histidine ammonia-lyase — MTALNLIPGQLSLAQLRDVYQHPVKLTLDHSACAQIEASVACVEQILAENRTAYGINTGFGLLASTRIASEDLENLQRSLVLSHAAGVGQPISDDLVRLIMVLKVNSLSRGFSGIRRVVIDALIALINAEVYPHIPLKGSVGASGDLAPLAHMSLVLLGEGKARYKGEWMEATEALKVAGLTPLTLAAKEGLALLNGTQVSTAFALRGLFEGEDLFAGALALGGLTVEAVLGSRSPFDARIHAARGQKGQIDAAAAYRDLLGERSEVCDSHQNCEKVQDPYSLRCQPQVMGACLTQFRQAAEVLAVEANAVSDNPLVFAAEGDVISGGNFHAEPVAMAADNMALAIAEIGSLSERRISLMMDKHMSQLPPFLVANGGVNSGFMIAQVTAAALASENKALSHPHSVDSLPTSANQEDHVSMAPAAGKRLWEMAENTRGILAVEWLAAVQGLDLRNGLKTSAKLEQARAILRKEVPFYEKDRFFAPDINAATELLASRCLTELVPAKLLPSL, encoded by the coding sequence ATGACTGCGCTGAATCTGATTCCCGGCCAACTGAGCCTGGCCCAACTGCGTGACGTCTACCAACACCCGGTCAAGCTGACCCTCGATCACAGCGCCTGCGCGCAGATCGAGGCCAGCGTGGCTTGCGTCGAGCAGATCCTCGCCGAGAATCGTACTGCCTACGGCATCAATACCGGTTTCGGCCTGCTGGCCTCGACCCGCATCGCCAGCGAAGACCTGGAAAACCTGCAGCGTTCGCTGGTGCTGTCCCACGCCGCCGGTGTCGGTCAGCCGATCAGCGATGATCTGGTGCGCCTGATCATGGTGCTCAAAGTGAATAGCCTCAGCCGTGGGTTCTCCGGCATCCGCCGCGTGGTGATCGATGCGCTGATCGCGCTGATCAACGCCGAGGTTTATCCGCACATTCCGTTGAAAGGTTCCGTAGGCGCTTCGGGTGACCTCGCGCCATTGGCGCACATGTCGCTGGTGCTGCTGGGCGAAGGCAAGGCGCGCTACAAGGGCGAGTGGATGGAAGCCACCGAAGCGCTGAAAGTCGCCGGCCTGACCCCGCTGACCCTGGCCGCGAAAGAAGGCCTGGCGCTGCTCAACGGCACTCAGGTGTCCACCGCGTTTGCTCTGCGTGGTCTGTTTGAGGGTGAAGATCTGTTCGCTGGCGCATTGGCGCTGGGCGGTCTGACTGTTGAAGCGGTACTCGGTTCGCGTTCGCCGTTCGACGCACGCATTCATGCTGCTCGTGGCCAGAAAGGCCAGATCGACGCCGCTGCGGCCTACCGCGATCTGCTCGGTGAGCGCAGCGAAGTCTGCGACTCGCACCAGAACTGCGAAAAGGTCCAGGACCCGTACTCGTTGCGTTGCCAGCCACAAGTCATGGGCGCCTGCCTGACCCAGTTCCGTCAGGCTGCTGAAGTACTCGCTGTCGAAGCCAACGCAGTGTCTGATAACCCGCTGGTCTTCGCCGCAGAAGGCGATGTGATTTCCGGCGGTAACTTCCACGCCGAACCGGTGGCGATGGCCGCTGACAACATGGCCCTGGCCATCGCCGAAATCGGCTCGCTGAGCGAACGCCGCATCTCGCTGATGATGGACAAGCACATGTCGCAACTGCCGCCGTTCCTGGTGGCCAATGGCGGCGTCAACTCGGGCTTCATGATCGCCCAGGTGACGGCTGCCGCACTGGCCAGCGAGAACAAGGCGCTGTCCCATCCGCATTCGGTCGACAGCCTGCCGACCTCGGCCAACCAGGAAGACCACGTATCCATGGCCCCGGCCGCCGGCAAGCGTCTGTGGGAAATGGCCGAGAACACCCGCGGGATTCTCGCGGTGGAATGGCTGGCGGCGGTGCAGGGGCTGGACCTGCGCAACGGCCTGAAGACCTCGGCCAAGCTGGAACAGGCGCGGGCGATTCTGCGCAAGGAAGTGCCGTTTTACGAGAAAGACCGCTTCTTTGCGCCGGACATCAATGCGGCAACCGAGCTGTTGGCTTCACGGTGCCTGACCGAACTGGTTCCGGCGAAGTTGCTGCCTAGCCTGTGA
- the hutI gene encoding imidazolonepropionase yields the protein MKTLWQHCHVATMAQGVYSIIEDAAIVTSGAHIEWIGPRHQLPSGEYPAVNDLQGAWVTPGLIDCHTHTVFGGNRSGEFEKRLQGVSYAEIAAQGGGIASTVRATREATEDELFASAAKRLKSLMRDGVTTVEMKSGYGLDLASERKILRVIRRLQKELPISVRSTCLAAHALPPEYKDRADAYIDHICAEMLPALAAEGLVDAVDAFCEYLAFSPEQVERVFITAQKLGLPVKLHAEQLSSLHGSSLAARYHALSADHLEFMDEDDVIAMAKSDTVAVLLPGAFYFLRETQLPPMDALRKHKVKIAIASDLNPGTSPALSLRLMLNMACTCFRMTPEEALAGATIHAAQALGMADTHGSLEVGKVADFVAWHIDRPADLAYWLGGDLDKRVVRHGVESSL from the coding sequence ATGAAAACCCTCTGGCAACACTGCCACGTCGCAACCATGGCGCAGGGCGTCTACTCGATCATCGAGGATGCGGCCATCGTGACGTCTGGTGCGCACATCGAGTGGATCGGTCCGCGCCATCAATTGCCCTCCGGCGAATACCCGGCGGTCAACGACCTGCAAGGCGCGTGGGTCACCCCCGGCTTGATCGACTGCCACACCCATACGGTGTTCGGCGGCAACCGTAGCGGTGAATTCGAGAAACGCCTGCAAGGCGTCAGCTACGCTGAAATCGCCGCGCAGGGCGGCGGCATCGCCAGCACCGTGCGCGCCACTCGTGAAGCGACCGAGGACGAGTTGTTCGCCAGCGCCGCCAAACGTCTGAAAAGCCTGATGCGCGACGGTGTGACCACGGTCGAGATGAAGTCCGGCTACGGTCTGGACTTGGCCAGCGAACGCAAGATCCTGCGGGTCATCCGTCGTCTGCAGAAAGAGTTGCCGATCAGCGTGCGCAGCACCTGTCTGGCCGCCCACGCGTTGCCGCCGGAGTACAAGGATCGCGCTGACGCTTACATCGATCACATCTGCGCCGAGATGCTGCCGGCTCTGGCCGCCGAAGGGCTGGTCGACGCCGTGGATGCGTTCTGTGAATACCTGGCGTTTTCGCCGGAGCAGGTAGAGCGGGTGTTCATCACCGCACAGAAACTCGGTCTGCCGGTGAAGCTGCACGCCGAACAATTGTCGTCGCTGCATGGCTCCAGTCTGGCCGCGCGGTATCACGCGTTGTCCGCCGATCATCTGGAATTCATGGACGAAGACGACGTCATTGCGATGGCCAAATCCGACACCGTCGCGGTGCTGCTGCCCGGCGCGTTCTACTTCCTGCGCGAAACACAGCTACCGCCGATGGACGCCCTGCGCAAGCACAAGGTGAAAATCGCCATCGCCAGCGACCTCAACCCTGGCACTTCGCCGGCGCTGTCGTTGCGCCTGATGCTGAACATGGCCTGCACCTGCTTCCGCATGACCCCGGAAGAGGCCCTGGCCGGTGCGACCATTCATGCCGCACAAGCGCTGGGCATGGCTGATACGCATGGCTCGCTGGAAGTCGGCAAGGTCGCGGATTTCGTCGCCTGGCACATCGATCGTCCGGCGGATCTGGCCTACTGGCTCGGTGGTGATCTGGACAAACGCGTCGTGCGTCACGGCGTTGAATCAAGTCTGTAG